The proteins below are encoded in one region of Citrobacter enshiensis:
- the pdhR gene encoding pyruvate dehydrogenase complex transcriptional repressor PdhR, producing the protein MAYSKIRQPKLSDVIEQQLEFLILEGTLRPGEKLPPERELAKQFDVSRPSLREAIQRLEAKGLLLRRQGGGTFVQSSLWQSFSDPLVELLSDHPESQFDLLETRHALEGIAAYYAALRSTDEDKTRIRELHHAIELAQQSGDLDAESDAVLQYQIAVTEAAHNVVLLHLLRCMEPMLAQNVRQNFELLYARREMLPLVSSHRTRIFEAIIAGNPEEAREASHRHLAFIEEILLDRSREESRRERALRRLEQRKN; encoded by the coding sequence ATGGCCTACAGCAAAATTCGCCAACCTAAATTATCCGATGTGATTGAGCAGCAGCTGGAGTTTTTAATTCTTGAGGGGACCTTGCGCCCCGGCGAAAAACTCCCACCGGAACGCGAACTGGCAAAACAGTTCGATGTTTCCCGACCCTCCTTGCGCGAGGCGATCCAACGTCTCGAAGCGAAGGGTCTGCTGCTTCGTCGCCAGGGCGGCGGAACTTTTGTTCAGAGCAGCCTGTGGCAGAGTTTTAGCGACCCACTGGTAGAACTGCTCTCCGATCACCCTGAATCCCAGTTTGACCTGCTCGAGACGCGCCATGCGCTGGAAGGCATTGCTGCATACTACGCGGCACTGCGCAGCACGGATGAAGACAAGACTCGTATTCGTGAACTCCACCATGCCATTGAACTGGCGCAACAGTCAGGCGATCTGGATGCAGAGTCCGACGCCGTTCTCCAGTATCAAATTGCGGTCACCGAAGCGGCGCACAATGTGGTGTTGCTCCATTTACTGAGATGCATGGAGCCGATGCTGGCGCAAAACGTTCGCCAAAACTTTGAATTACTGTACGCGCGTCGGGAGATGCTGCCGCTGGTAAGCAGTCACCGTACCCGTATTTTTGAAGCGATTATCGCCGGTAATCCGGAAGAGGCGCGTGAAGCGTCGCACCGCCACCTGGCGTTTATCGAAGAGATTCTCCTGGACAGAAGCCGTGAGGAAAGCCGTCGTGAACGCGCCTTACGCCGCCTGGAGCAACGAAAGAATTAG
- the aroP gene encoding aromatic amino acid transporter AroP, translated as MMDGQQHGEQLKRGLKNRHIQLIALGGAIGTGLFLGSASVIQSAGPGIILGYAIAGFIAFLIMRQLGEMVVEEPVAGSFSHFAYKYWGGFAGFASGWNYWVLYVLVAMAELTAVGKYVQFWWPEIPTWISAAVFFIAINAINLTNVKVFGEMEFWFAIIKVIAVVAMILFGGWLLFSGNGGPQASVSNLWDQGGFLPHGFTGLVMMMAIIMFSFGGLELVGITAAEADNPEQSIPKATNQVIYRILIFYVGSLAVLLSLMPWTRVTADVSPFVLIFHELGDTFVANALNVVVLTAALSVYNSCVYCNSRMLFGLAQQGNAPKALMTVDKRGVPVNTILVSALVTALCVLINYLAPESAFGLLMALVVSALVINWAMISLAHIKFRRAKEQQGATTRFPALFYPLGNWICLIFMAAVLVIMLMTPGMAISVWLIPVWLVILGIGYLCKQKTAKAVKAH; from the coding sequence ATGATGGATGGTCAACAGCATGGCGAACAGCTAAAGCGCGGCCTTAAAAACCGCCATATCCAGCTCATCGCTTTGGGTGGCGCGATAGGCACCGGGCTGTTCCTGGGTAGCGCTTCCGTTATTCAGTCTGCAGGACCCGGCATTATTCTGGGTTATGCGATCGCCGGTTTTATCGCTTTTTTAATCATGCGTCAGTTAGGTGAAATGGTCGTTGAAGAGCCGGTTGCGGGCTCCTTCAGCCATTTCGCCTACAAATATTGGGGCGGATTCGCCGGTTTTGCCTCCGGATGGAACTACTGGGTGCTGTACGTTCTGGTTGCGATGGCGGAACTGACCGCCGTTGGTAAGTATGTCCAGTTCTGGTGGCCGGAGATCCCGACCTGGATCTCAGCTGCGGTCTTCTTTATTGCCATCAACGCCATTAACCTGACCAACGTCAAAGTGTTCGGTGAAATGGAGTTTTGGTTCGCCATTATTAAGGTTATCGCTGTTGTAGCGATGATCCTGTTCGGCGGCTGGTTGCTGTTCAGCGGTAACGGTGGTCCGCAGGCCAGCGTCAGCAACTTGTGGGATCAAGGTGGCTTCCTGCCACACGGCTTCACCGGTCTGGTCATGATGATGGCCATCATCATGTTCTCCTTCGGTGGGCTGGAATTGGTCGGGATCACCGCTGCTGAAGCAGATAATCCAGAGCAAAGCATTCCGAAAGCCACTAACCAGGTTATCTACCGTATCCTGATTTTCTATGTGGGTTCGCTGGCCGTCCTGCTCTCTCTGATGCCATGGACGCGTGTTACCGCTGACGTCAGCCCGTTCGTCCTGATCTTCCACGAACTGGGCGATACCTTTGTGGCGAATGCGCTTAACGTCGTGGTGCTGACCGCCGCCCTTTCTGTCTATAACAGCTGCGTGTACTGCAACAGCCGTATGCTGTTCGGCCTGGCTCAACAGGGCAACGCGCCGAAAGCGTTGATGACTGTCGATAAACGCGGTGTGCCGGTGAACACTATTCTGGTTTCTGCGCTGGTCACCGCCCTGTGCGTACTGATCAACTACCTGGCGCCAGAATCTGCGTTCGGTCTGCTGATGGCGCTGGTGGTTTCTGCGCTGGTCATCAACTGGGCCATGATAAGCCTCGCGCATATCAAGTTCCGTCGCGCTAAAGAGCAACAGGGTGCAACCACCCGCTTCCCGGCGCTGTTTTATCCGTTAGGTAACTGGATCTGCCTGATTTTCATGGCGGCAGTGCTAGTGATTATGCTGATGACGCCAGGCATGGCGATCTCCGTGTGGCTGATCCCGGTCTGGCTGGTGATCCTTGGCATCGGCTATCTGTGCAAACAGAAAACCGCTAAAGCCGTCAAAGCGCATTAA